One Cucumis sativus cultivar 9930 chromosome 1, Cucumber_9930_V3, whole genome shotgun sequence DNA segment encodes these proteins:
- the LOC116404083 gene encoding uncharacterized protein LOC116404083: protein MEEFDMAIREADLVEPAVQGNWFTWTSKIHGSGLMNRLDRILVNDEGLSTWSNMRVNVLPWGISDHSPILVYPSNQRSQQVVSFRFFNHWVEEASFMDVVSSAWTKDTRVSPTVNIVRN, encoded by the coding sequence ATGGAGGAGTTTGACATGGCTATTCGAGAGGCGGACCTTGTTGAACCCGCGGTCCAGGGGAACTGGTTTACTTGGACTAGTAAGATACATGGGTCGGGTTTGATGAATAGACTTGATCGTATCCTAGTGAATGATGAGGGGCTTAGTACATGGTCTAACATGAGGGTTAACGTCCTCCCGTGGGGTATTTCTGATCATTCTCCCATACTTGTCTATCCCAGTAATCAGCGAAGCCAACAAGTGGtctcttttcgtttctttaacCATTGGGTTGAAGAAGCGTCCTTTATGGATGTTGTGTCCTCTGCTTGGACCAAAGATACTAGAGTTTCTCCAACTGTGAATATTGTGAGGAACTAA